A genomic window from Micromonospora sp. WMMA1947 includes:
- a CDS encoding 4-hydroxy-3-methylbut-2-enyl diphosphate reductase: MTDAETTPRTGKRVLLANPRGYCAGVDRAVQTVEEALKLYGAPIYVRKQIVHNKHVVRTLEAQGAIFVEENEEVPEGATVIFSAHGVAPEVYEQAKQRSLRAIDATCPLVTKVHHEARRFAAQDYDILLIGHEGHEEVIGTAGEAPAHIQLVDGPDGVDKVTVRDPEKVVWLSQTTLSVDETLETVARLKKRLPLLQSPPSDDICYATSNRQHVVKEIAPECDVVIVVGSRNSSNSVRLVEVALDAGARAGHLVDFAHEIEDAWLTGARTVGVTSGASVPDELVQQVLAYLAERGFGDVEEITTADERLTFSLPQELKRDMKAAAAARG, translated from the coding sequence GTGACTGACGCTGAGACGACTCCCCGGACCGGCAAGCGCGTGCTCCTGGCCAACCCGCGCGGCTACTGCGCGGGCGTGGACCGGGCGGTGCAGACCGTCGAGGAGGCGCTGAAGCTCTACGGCGCGCCGATCTACGTGCGCAAGCAGATCGTGCACAACAAGCACGTGGTGCGCACGCTGGAGGCCCAGGGCGCGATCTTCGTGGAGGAGAACGAGGAGGTGCCCGAGGGCGCCACCGTCATCTTCTCCGCCCACGGCGTCGCCCCCGAGGTCTACGAGCAGGCCAAGCAGCGCTCGCTGCGGGCGATCGACGCCACCTGCCCGCTCGTCACGAAGGTGCACCACGAGGCCCGCCGGTTCGCCGCACAGGACTACGACATTCTTCTCATCGGCCACGAGGGGCACGAGGAGGTCATCGGCACCGCCGGTGAGGCGCCCGCCCACATCCAGCTCGTGGACGGCCCGGACGGGGTCGACAAGGTCACCGTGCGCGACCCGGAGAAGGTGGTCTGGCTCTCCCAGACCACGCTGTCGGTGGACGAGACGCTGGAGACGGTGGCCCGGCTCAAGAAGCGGCTGCCGCTGCTCCAGTCGCCGCCCAGCGACGACATCTGCTACGCGACCTCCAACCGCCAGCACGTGGTCAAGGAGATCGCCCCCGAGTGCGACGTGGTGATCGTGGTCGGCTCGCGCAACTCCTCGAACTCGGTCCGCCTGGTCGAGGTGGCGCTGGACGCCGGGGCCCGTGCCGGGCACCTGGTCGACTTCGCGCACGAGATCGAGGACGCCTGGCTCACCGGCGCCCGGACCGTGGGTGTGACCTCCGGCGCGAGCGTGCCCGACGAGCTGGTCCAGCAGGTGCTCGCGTACCTGGCCGAGCGCGGCTTCGGCGACGTCGAGGAGATCACCACCGCCGACGAGCGGCTGACGTTCTCGCTGCCGCAGGAACTCAAGCGCGACATGAAGGCCGCCGCCGCGGCCCGCGGCTGA
- the xseA gene encoding exodeoxyribonuclease VII large subunit: MSAGEDGRGAPDGRSTAEEPWPVRVVSQKVGAWIARLGWVWVDGQVAQISRRPGASTVFLTLRDPSADLSLTVTTNRDVLDAGAPELREGARVVLHAKPEFYAARGTLSLRADEIRQVGLGELLARLEKLKKLLAAEGLFDRARKRRLPFLPGRVGLITGRASAAERDVLTNARRRWPAVDFRTINVAVQGPSAVPDIVGALKVLDADPAVDVIVIARGGGGIEDLLPFSDEALCRAVFACRTPVVSAIGHETDAPLLDYVADVRASTPTDAAKRIVPDLTEEVRLIGQARSRLERAVRHLVDREQHRIDLLRSRPVLARPQVMVEQRAVDVSALRDRAGRSLEHRLRGATDDLRHTLARLRALSPAATLERGYAIVQRADGHVVRAAAEVAKGDPLRVRLAEGELTATVDG; this comes from the coding sequence GTGAGCGCGGGAGAGGACGGCCGGGGGGCACCGGACGGACGGAGCACGGCCGAGGAGCCGTGGCCGGTCCGGGTGGTCAGCCAGAAGGTCGGCGCCTGGATCGCCCGCCTCGGCTGGGTGTGGGTCGACGGCCAGGTCGCGCAGATCAGCCGGCGGCCCGGCGCGAGCACCGTCTTCCTCACGCTGCGTGACCCGTCGGCCGATCTCAGCCTGACCGTCACCACCAACCGGGACGTGCTCGACGCGGGCGCTCCGGAGCTGCGCGAGGGCGCCCGGGTGGTGCTGCACGCCAAGCCCGAGTTCTACGCCGCACGGGGCACGCTCAGCCTGCGCGCCGACGAGATCCGCCAGGTCGGTCTCGGTGAGCTGCTGGCCCGGCTGGAGAAGCTCAAGAAGCTGCTCGCGGCCGAGGGCCTGTTCGACCGGGCCCGCAAGCGGCGGCTGCCGTTCCTGCCGGGCCGGGTCGGCCTGATCACCGGCCGCGCCTCCGCGGCCGAGCGCGACGTGCTGACGAACGCCCGCCGCCGCTGGCCCGCCGTCGACTTCCGCACGATCAACGTGGCGGTGCAGGGGCCGAGCGCGGTGCCCGACATCGTGGGGGCGCTGAAGGTGCTCGACGCCGACCCGGCCGTCGACGTGATCGTCATCGCCCGGGGCGGCGGCGGCATCGAGGATCTGCTGCCCTTCTCCGACGAGGCGCTGTGCCGGGCGGTCTTCGCCTGCCGCACCCCGGTGGTCAGCGCGATCGGCCACGAGACGGACGCGCCGCTGCTCGACTACGTGGCCGACGTGCGCGCCTCCACCCCGACCGACGCGGCGAAGCGCATCGTGCCGGACCTGACCGAGGAGGTCCGCCTGATCGGCCAGGCCCGGTCCCGACTGGAACGGGCCGTTCGTCACCTGGTCGACCGGGAGCAGCACCGGATCGACCTGCTGCGCTCCCGCCCGGTGCTGGCCCGGCCGCAGGTGATGGTCGAGCAGCGGGCGGTGGACGTGTCCGCGCTCCGCGACCGCGCCGGCCGGTCGCTGGAGCACCGGCTGCGGGGCGCCACCGACGACCTGCGGCACACGCTGGCCCGGCTGCGCGCGCTGTCGCCGGCGGCCACGCTGGAGCGTGGCTACGCGATCGTGCAGCGCGCCGACGGCCACGTCGTCCGCGCGGCCGCCGAGGTCGCCAAGGGCGATCCACTGCGGGTACGCCTCGCAGAGGGCGAGCTGACCGCCACCGTCGACGGCTGA
- a CDS encoding exodeoxyribonuclease VII small subunit, with amino-acid sequence MTGTKQDEQLSYEQARAELASVVEKLEAGGTSLEESLALWERGEQLAGVCQRWLDGARARIDAARQRTED; translated from the coding sequence ATGACCGGGACGAAGCAGGACGAACAGCTCAGCTACGAGCAGGCCCGCGCCGAGCTGGCCTCGGTGGTGGAGAAGCTGGAGGCGGGCGGCACCTCGCTGGAGGAGTCGCTGGCCCTCTGGGAGCGCGGCGAGCAGCTCGCCGGGGTGTGCCAGCGCTGGCTGGACGGCGCCCGCGCCCGCATCGACGCCGCGCGGCAGCGTACCGAGGACTGA